The following DNA comes from Gopherus flavomarginatus isolate rGopFla2 chromosome 5, rGopFla2.mat.asm, whole genome shotgun sequence.
TGCACCCCTTTCTTGTAATTATAAGCGAGATACCTTGAGTTCTAGTCCCACCTCAGACATTGCCCTTAATGATACTAAAATAGTGTGTGTTAATGCCTAGATATATGGTGATGGGAGCCTTAAAAATACCTCAGTGACATTAGCTCGTAATAAATCTTGTTTAACTGAATTATTGAAGCGACTAATCTCATCAAACTAAAGATGGTCCCAAGTGAAGCAGGTTAAAAACTGGCATTTCTGTCCTGCAGgaaaattctgatattttcttGCCAAATCAAGACAATGCCAAAATATCAAAAACAGTGGAATGCAAAGTTCTGAAACATTTAGATTCAGAATTGTTGAAATGTCTCATTTTCATATTTCTgatcaaaattaaatgtttcagtattcctgaatcaaaatgtttcattttggtatGTTGAAcctcaaaatatttctttttatgatGGTTCTACAATTAATCTGTGTCCTTTGAGCTGCTGCAATGTCTCATGGGAGCTGTAATTCATGTGCCCTGTGCCcctattctcctctatgggctagGCTCCCTAGCTGGACTACAACTCCCACAGGCACTGTGGCAGCTCAGGCAAACAGAGATTAATGTGCAATtgatctgaaatgaaatgttttgatttagtttcacaaaccaaaatgttttgattcaggTTAACCTaacacaaaatgaaatatttaatttagattttccagatgaaaaatcaaaaaattTAGGCAACAAtcaaaaattttcacagaaatttttgattttgtagcaaactgcattttccatttaaaataaaacagatggaaaattcctgaccaactCTAATCCTAAAccccaaaattcagatctggatctggaCTGCAAATTCCTCAGAGTTCATCCAGAAATGCCTCCTTTATGACTACTAGCCTTAGCAGCTCTTCCTAATTCAGAACAATGAATCTGCATTTATGAGCTGTTGGATGCAGTCTGCCATCATACAAAATGTCACGAAGAACAGAGGATACTGTAAGTAAGAGTTGACAATTTTCCATCTAACTGTTTTTCATGGAAAATCAAGGTTTTGACTAGAACCTTTTTTATAAAAAATCGTTGCTTTCTGGGGAAAGTTTTGTGGAACAACTGAATCCCTGAACACCAAAATATTTTGGTATTTGATATTTCACTGAAAAGTTATTACAATTTTCTTCATAAACCAATCCctattttctgatcagctctaagTCTAAATTACACTTTGCTTCTCAATTAAAGTACATGGGCAGCACAATTATCCTGCTGGGTAAAATTGGTCTGGTTGACTAAACCCTGGACTGAGAACAAAGTCCTCTGGAATTCTAATCCCTCCTCCAACCCTGAGTCACTCTGAGGCCTTGTGCAAATAATTTCAtctctaccttttgtttcctCAGCTATAAAACTGGCATAGTACGAGTTACATAGTACTTAAGGgtgtcattattattaattaatgctTGTATGGGGCTTTCAAGATATAAAGTGCAAAGCATTATTCTTTTAAAGAGGAGAAAATTGCTACATTGTGACTGTAAGCTTCTCCATAAACGGTGTAGCCACAAACATGATGTATGTAATTTTAGAGTAAGTCTGTCTGTTAAAAGAAGGCTCCAATTTTTGTACTGTCAGGTCAGAGCCCCTGGACTCTTCTTTAACACGGCAGAAGTATTACCTTGTCATGTTTTAGGGAAATTCCATAGTGAATCACAACATTTTTTGATAAGTCACAGGCCCAAATCCTGATATGCTCAGGCAGCTATTACTTGCTGCTTACTTGGACAAAATTCCTACTGGTTTCATACACAGCTTTGGTTAAAAACTGAATAACGATGTCAGAATTTGGCAGACAGATTGCATATTGGGGACATTCATtaatccttcccttctcctccatcCAAACCCAGATATGCCTGTGCTGCCCCTCCTCTTAGCAGGGCACTTTTCAAGGAGGTCTTGCCTCTGCAATTCTTCACAATGCTCCAGGGACAAAAGGAAACCCAGAGCTTGCCCTTTCCAGTGGGTTGGACAATAATTCCTTGCTGGACTATGAGGGCAAGTAAAATGAgataattttttgggggggagtggggagaacaTGCTCACTATCTAAGCCCCCAGGCAAAGAAGAGGAGTAGCAAATCATCTGGTGAAACCCTCAGTGCAGTGCAAGTTAGCATGCCGCCAAGCCTCCATCCTCAGACAACAACTCAATGTAAGCTACAATGTACTGTGGAAAAGGGAGAAGAGACATCAGGACTGCGGGGGGAATAATCACATGGTACAGAGGATGGAACAGCCATTAAATGTTATGTCAGACTTTATAAAAGCTTCTAAAATTTCAGATTCTTCTCCAAACCAAACCTAGCCTCTGATCCATTCAATGTTTTAGCCCATTGTTATTTTCCATGTGGAAGCAATGGCAGCAATAGTTTGGATTTTAAGAGTAATTCTTCACAATTTCtttaaaatcaaaaagaaatggAGTTTGTCTCAGGGCATAATCGTCAATTCATAGCAAACATTTTACAGAGAGAGGCATTTAAAGTGGAAGACAGGATCTACACATACAAAATATTGGGGGTGCTGGGTATTCATTTCAGAAATGGAATTGAACATAGTGGCTAGGGGCATCTctacttttaaataaatatgcagTTTAGAACATATGTGACAGCTGTACCTTCATACGTGCAATGGAGAAGAGTTTAGTTCCTATATTATTTTcagtgaatatttttttcttattattataATGTATGATATTGTACTAAACTTATGGCTAAACCCTTCAAATCTATGTAACTTCTACTTCCATAGCTGTTTGATTTTCAGAGTGGGCAGAACCCACACTTTTGTTATTGTTGTCCACTGTTAAGATTGGAAGGAAAGCCTGATACCTGCTAACTAAAAGCCTGTCTTGAAAATGCTATTTGGGAGATGAGTAAAGATCTTGAAACTAGAGAGGACAGATAAAAACTGGCCTTCCTTAAAGTGGGGAAGAGGGATATGGATATGGAAGGACAaagaaacatagaatcatagagttagaAGAGCCCATAAGGGTCATCTAAGctgaccccctgccaagatgcaggatttggatggtttttttaaacacaaaacaaatggctatccagcctccttttgaaaatctccagtgaagaagcttccacaccCTCctgaggcagtctgttccattgtcctgctgttctacagttaggaattttttcctgagatttaatctaaatctgctaaaTGGTACTTTGAACcgattgcctcttgtcctgccctctgtggcaagacagAACAACTTTatttcatcttttttatggcagcctttcaagtgaaTCAATTGAACTAGATTCAAACTAGTTTTACCGCTCTACAGCTAATCCTTCAAAGATTTACACAAATGCATTGATGTAAttgaaaaacaaagggaaaatgtCTTTTCTGAGAAGGAGTGGGTCAACATTTGAAAAACTTTGACCAGCTCAATAGCTGGTTACAAACCAAGGGGTAACATTTCCAAAAACTTCACTGACattgttcatattttttaaattaatttcaaaaTTTAGAAGTCAAGACAACTGGTATGAATAAAGAGACTCACATGTGCAAACACTGGCACAACTGGGGGCCCTAGTCAGGTTTCAGAATGTGATAAAAGGTATAATCAGTTACTTTAGTTTCAAAGAGGTGGGCTTTGAGGAGAAGCAGGAGTTCTgttatatacctgcctctgtgtgtttgctgctgctgggacagaatAAAGAATTTTCCACTCAGCAAGATGTCTGGGTATCTTACAGCATTTTGCAAACTGCACTGTAAATCCACTTATCAGAAATTTTCATAGCATTTGTCAAGGGtgccaattcaggaaagcacttaagcaatgAGTCCTACTGACTTCATTGGGGTCTATGTATATGATTAAGTGTTTTGTTGAACAGGGATGCTCTCCTGAATTTGGTACCTGTGTGAATGTATAGTTTACGTACCCTTTCATcagaaaaaaagattaattttttactaattttttttatcagctcTGGCTTTGATCAGAAAATAGGGAAAAAATCACcaaaattttgtcaaaaaaaccAGTCAACACTTTCAATCAGAAAATTATTTTCAATGAAAATGTGTTGACCAGCTCTATTCATAATTAACACTGTGAATAAAAGGTCTATTGTGAAGCAGGTAGTGATTCCCCCTCCAAAAATAGTACTCAAAAGGGAATGGTGAAGCCTAGAGTTGGCACAAGGATAGCCAAATGACCTGAGGCAAGATGTCCTATGATTTTGTCTTACCCTTAAGGTAAACATAACTAAGAAGAAGAATTTCAGTAGTTGGATCTAGATTATTGAGTAGGTTGATAATTTTCCCGTGTGTTTTTTTCTCTATGTAATTATTGATCTTCTGCTGAGCTGGTCTGACGTTCTTGAAGTTTTCTGGGAAAGCTTCTCCACTGTAAAAGTTTTTtatatcatttaaaaattgttgttGCAGTTTCAGCTGGTCTTTCACAAACAGCACATTCCCCATATCCAGCTCGAAGTTAGCATTCTGGCGATTTAGTGACTGCATGAGCTGATGGAAACCTTCATGTATCTCTCCTTGCTGGATCTCATTTGGTTTAAAGTGGAGCACTCTAAAAATCTCTTGCAGTGTCTCTGATTTAGCAGCCAGGGACAGCATTGCAAAGGCAGTGGATACGCTTATGGGAGAAAAGATCACATTCTTGTTGTTTCTCTGAGAAGAAGCCTCCTtataaaaattaaatgcaaactGACAAATGCTTCTCTCTACTTTATGACCCAGCATATTTTCGTTTGCTGGACCTATTTGGTTTCTGTTTCCACCCTGGTAATTTTCAGTGCTGTTGTTGTAGTTAGAATTCTGTTGGCAAGGTCTTTCACCATGAATCCCAGCAATCAAAAAACACAGGTAAAAGATTGACTTCATTTTTCTAAGATTCTGTAAGAAAAAAACATATTTGGTGTACAAATCTTAATAATTTTCAACATATGCTCACCAACAGAAAggaattgtttaagaatctgaacatACTATGAAGGAGGCATGGAAGCAGTgaccactcatagactcatagactctaggactggaagggacctcaagaggtcatcgagtccagtcccctgccctcatggcaggaccaaatactgtctagaccatccctaacagacatttatctaacctactcttaaatatctccagagatggagattccacaacttccctaggcaatctattccagtgtttaactaccctgacaattaggaactttttcctaatgtccaacctaaatctcccttgctgtagtttaagccgattgcttcttgttctatcattagaggctaaggtgaacaagttttctccctcctcctgatgacactcttttagatacctgaaaactgctatcatgtcccacAGGCTATTTGAATTCAATACAATGACAAAAGGGTTCCTAGTATTAGCAAGATTATATTTCAAGGAAACCAATTTTGGGATATTACTGAATTGTGAAAGAAGAAATGTTAAAATCCATGAATGTGGAAGAAGACTGAAATATCGTAAAAGATGCCATAATTAAGGTGCAGTAGACTAGAATTAATTTGAAATCAGTCATTCTCCATTGTTTGCATATTTCAATGAGAGACTGAGGGTTAAAAGAAGTTTGGTGTGAAACAGAAAGGGGGAAGGAGTCAAAGAATATTCAGTTAAGTTTTGCAGGCAAAGATAAGGCAGAAAGAAAGCAGGATAAATGTTAgcaaaagggaaacaaagaacAAATTTGTTCAATCTCAAGTGTGTTGAGGGGAAATACATACACcagagagaaa
Coding sequences within:
- the LOC127051758 gene encoding alpha-1-antitrypsin-like yields the protein MFEKSHPAHALMNLRKMKSIFYLCFLIAGIHGERPCQQNSNYNNSTENYQGGNRNQIGPANENMLGHKVERSICQFAFNFYKEASSQRNNKNVIFSPISVSTAFAMLSLAAKSETLQEIFRVLHFKPNEIQQGEIHEGFHQLMQSLNRQNANFELDMGNVLFVKDQLKLQQQFLNDIKNFYSGEAFPENFKNVRPAQQKINNYIEKKTHGKIINLLNNLDPTTEILLLSYVYLKATWNKTFNPKYTKEDDFFVDGNTVVKVPMMFRMGMCKRAYDAQLSSTVVQMDYKEESIKAYFILPDEGQMRKLENGLSCESLTKWRKLLSESSTNLYLPRFSVHGRFDLKQILYRLGIRKVFTNEADLSGITGQHGHEISEAIHQAMMNVDENGTEASAASTVEIVPMSMPVTVIVNRPFMLVVVKDGAILFMGKILNPVEQ